The genomic segment GAGAATTCTGGGAAGCACACACTTCAACCTAGTTTGGTTGACCCAGTACAAAACCACTGCAGGTGAGCTAACCTGAGCTTTCTTGGGACAATGAACCTGGCAGCAGCCCACGTGAAGGGTGCAGGACAGTCCTTGAAGGATGGTCGGGGAAAAGGAAGCAAAATCTCTAGTAGCTCTTGGGTCGACTCTGGAGGATGGTGTGGTGGTCATTAGGCTATTCACTGAGCTCTcagtcctctctctctttcctcccagaCACATGATAGCTGTGCTTGTCCTCCCCTTTGATGTCAGAGAGGGTCATGTGCCATGCTGTTGCCATTGTTGGCCCATGAGAGGTAAATGGAAGTAACACGTGGCACTTCTGAGTGGAAGCTTTAAGAGTCAGTGCAGGCTTTGTtactctccttttccttttgtcATGGTGACCAGCAGTGTTCCAGATGGTAGCTGCTTTGTCCTCCTGAGTCCCAGGGGGATGAAGACCACAGATCAGAGCAGAACCCTAGCCAGGCTCATGTGGCCCTGCAGCGTGAGCGAGAAACCAACCTTGATGGCTTTAAACCACTGAAGATTTGAGGTCACGACATCACATAACCTAGCCTGGGCTGACTGACAGAGATGGAGAGCAACAGTGACAGTGGGACACTTTCCTGGAGAGCAGGTGGCCCCCCAGCAGAGCTACAGCAGCAGCTTTTACCTCTGcattcctcaggctgtagatgatGGGGTTCAGTGAGGGTGTCACAACCCCATAGAACAATGCAATAATCTTATCCAAATTGGGGTCCTTGGCCTTGGGCTTGAAGTACATGAAGAGGATGGTCCCATAGAAAATCACCACCACTGTGAGGTGGGCagagcaggtggagaaggctttgTGCCGGCCTGCAGCAGAGGGTACCCTGAGAATGGCAGCCAGGATGAAAATGTAGGATAGGCAGATGAGCAGGACTGGGGCCAGTGTCAGGACAGCTGTGGCCACCATCATTGTCAGTGCATTGAGGGAGATGTCCCCACAGGCCAGTTTTAGCACTGCCAAGATCTCACAGAAGAAGTGGTCGATGACATTGTGGCCACAGAAGGGGAGGCACCAGGCAAGGATGGACTGCAGCAGCGAGTTGGCAAAGCCTGTCCCCCAGCTCAGCACTGCCATCTGCATGCACGCCTGCCTACTCATGAGCTCCGGGTACCTAAGTGGCCGGCAGATAGCTACATAACGGTCGTATGCCATCATGGCCAGGAGCAGGCACTCTGTAGAGCCTAGCGCCAGGGTCAGGTACATCTGCAGGGCACAGCCAGGGAAGGAGATGGTCCTTCGGGCTTTCAGGAAGTTGACTAGCATGAGAGGCACGAAGGAGGAGGTGCCACAGATGTCCATGAGGGAGAGGTTGCTGAGAAAGAAGTACATGGGGCTTTGCAGGCAGGGGGCCAGTATGTTCAGCCCTATGAGGAGGGAGTTGCCCAGCACGTTCACCAAGTAGACGCCCAGGCACAGCACAAACAGGACCACCTCTAGCTTACGGTGCCCATGTAGCCCCAGCAGGACATATTCCGTCACAGCTGTCTGGTTTGTTCCACTCATCTCAttccctctccttctccatcTGGACCACAGAGCTTTTTGGAAAAAGCTCCAGCTGGCCTGGGAGCCAGGTGACCTGGATGTGTGACCTGCAGCAGGTCAGCCTCCCTTTCTGGAATCTGGTTTCACCATCTGTATAATGAGAGAGTAGGACCTCAGGTCTGTATGCTGGCCCTCCCCGCTCTGCAGTTCTGCTCACAAAACACGGGAGGACGTGGCACATCCCAGTCCCCTGGTCCTGTCTCTGCTCGCCCCGGGGCGCAGGGGAGACAACAGAGTAGGATTCATGTTTGACATGCTTCTTTGGAATCTAAAGTGTTCTTGGCTGTTAAGAGGAAGCATCTTTTCTAA from the Eulemur rufifrons isolate Redbay chromosome 7, OSU_ERuf_1, whole genome shotgun sequence genome contains:
- the LOC138385970 gene encoding olfactory receptor 13C7-like — translated: MSGTNQTAVTEYVLLGLHGHRKLEVVLFVLCLGVYLVNVLGNSLLIGLNILAPCLQSPMYFFLSNLSLMDICGTSSFVPLMLVNFLKARRTISFPGCALQMYLTLALGSTECLLLAMMAYDRYVAICRPLRYPELMSRQACMQMAVLSWGTGFANSLLQSILAWCLPFCGHNVIDHFFCEILAVLKLACGDISLNALTMMVATAVLTLAPVLLICLSYIFILAAILRVPSAAGRHKAFSTCSAHLTVVVIFYGTILFMYFKPKAKDPNLDKIIALFYGVVTPSLNPIIYSLRNAEVKAAAVALLGGHLLSRKVSHCHCCSPSLSVSPG